The Sulfurimonas hydrogeniphila genome includes a window with the following:
- a CDS encoding replicative DNA helicase, producing MQDNLYNLAFERSVLSSIVFEPSQFDELSVILKKDDFYLPAHQDIFAAMLTLLQKDQPIDEEFIKKELMKAKKFDEQVLLEILSANPISNTKAYVDEIKDKSLKRHLLTLTTEIKRVTVEEELPSAEVVDIVEKKLYEITQDNQTSDFKDSPKMTFDTMEYIKEMKARGNSVLVGVDTGFKELNKMTTGFGKGDLVIIAARPAMGKTSFILNTVNSLILQGKGVAFFSLEMPAEQLMLRLLSIQTSIPLQKLRVGDMNDDQWSNLNGAIDRMNDAKLFVDDQGSLNINQLRSKLRKLKNQHPEIEIAVIDYLQIMQGIGSQDRHLQVSEISRGLKMLARELEMPIVALSQLNRGLESRNDKRPMLSDIRESGSIEQDADIILFVYRDDVYLYKEEKEREKAAKAEGKEFTSTYVEKEEEDAEIIIGKQRNGPTGHVKLIFQKKLTRFVDAPGYAQGVETVYENVDTKSANIDMPQVEMPSI from the coding sequence ATGCAAGATAACCTCTACAACCTCGCTTTTGAACGTTCCGTCTTAAGCTCCATAGTCTTTGAGCCGAGTCAGTTTGATGAACTGAGTGTCATACTGAAAAAAGATGATTTTTACCTGCCTGCTCATCAGGATATTTTTGCTGCAATGCTTACACTTTTGCAAAAAGACCAGCCAATCGATGAAGAGTTTATAAAAAAAGAGCTCATGAAGGCAAAAAAATTTGACGAGCAGGTTTTGCTTGAAATTCTCTCTGCCAACCCTATTTCAAATACCAAAGCCTATGTTGATGAGATCAAAGACAAATCACTCAAACGCCATCTGCTGACACTCACGACCGAGATAAAAAGAGTGACTGTAGAAGAAGAACTGCCATCGGCCGAAGTGGTTGACATCGTAGAGAAAAAACTCTATGAAATCACCCAGGACAACCAGACAAGCGATTTTAAAGACTCTCCAAAAATGACCTTTGATACTATGGAATACATCAAAGAGATGAAAGCACGAGGAAACTCCGTACTCGTCGGTGTCGATACAGGCTTTAAAGAACTGAACAAAATGACAACCGGATTTGGCAAGGGAGACCTGGTTATCATCGCCGCTAGGCCGGCGATGGGCAAAACTTCTTTTATACTCAACACCGTTAACTCTCTCATACTCCAAGGCAAGGGAGTAGCCTTTTTCTCGCTTGAAATGCCGGCTGAACAGTTGATGCTGCGTCTGCTTTCTATTCAGACCTCCATTCCTTTGCAGAAGCTTCGTGTAGGGGACATGAATGATGACCAGTGGTCCAATCTTAACGGTGCCATAGACAGAATGAATGACGCAAAACTCTTTGTCGATGACCAGGGAAGTTTAAATATCAACCAGCTCCGCTCAAAACTCAGAAAACTCAAAAATCAGCATCCCGAAATTGAGATAGCCGTCATCGATTACCTGCAGATTATGCAGGGAATAGGCTCGCAGGACAGACACCTGCAAGTCTCAGAAATTTCGCGTGGACTCAAAATGCTCGCGCGTGAGCTTGAAATGCCGATAGTTGCACTCTCTCAGCTTAACCGTGGCCTTGAGAGCCGTAATGACAAGCGTCCGATGCTCAGCGATATTCGTGAATCTGGTTCAATAGAGCAGGATGCCGACATTATTTTATTTGTCTATCGTGATGATGTCTACCTTTACAAAGAAGAAAAAGAGCGTGAAAAAGCCGCAAAGGCCGAGGGCAAAGAGTTTACCTCAACCTACGTAGAAAAAGAGGAAGAGGATGCCGAAATCATCATCGGCAAACAAAGAAACGGTCCGACAGGGCATGTCAAACTCATCTTTCAAAAAAAGCTTACCCGTTTTGTGGACGCGCCGGGCTATGCGCAAGGTGTTGAGACCGTCTATGAAAATGTAGATACCAAATCAGCAAATATTGATATGCCGCAGGTAGAGATGCCCTCTATCTAA
- the ispG gene encoding flavodoxin-dependent (E)-4-hydroxy-3-methylbut-2-enyl-diphosphate synthase — translation MIKRYPTKKIFVGDVPVGGDAPVSVQSMTYSDTHNVAATVEQINRLHFAGADIVRVAVPDMKDALALKAIKAQISLPLVADIHFNYKLALIAAESVDCIRFNPGNISDKSKIREIVKACQERNLPIRIGVNAGSLEKEFDDKYGPTAEAMVASAEYNIKYLEDLGFDDIKISLKASDVQRTVEAYRMLRPKNHYPFHLGVTEAGTIFHATVKSAIGLGTLLLEGIGDTMRISITGELEEEIKVGRAILKDSGVAKEGLNIISCPTCGRIEADLVSAVAEIEKRTAHIKAPLDVSVMGCVVNAIGEAKHADVAIAYGKGKGLVMVKGEVVANLDEKELVDRFVSEVEDMAKKS, via the coding sequence ATGATAAAAAGATACCCAACTAAAAAAATATTTGTCGGTGATGTGCCCGTCGGTGGTGATGCTCCTGTCTCTGTGCAGTCTATGACCTACTCTGACACACACAATGTTGCAGCAACGGTTGAGCAGATAAACCGCCTGCACTTTGCAGGAGCGGACATTGTCCGAGTTGCTGTACCGGATATGAAAGACGCCCTTGCACTCAAAGCCATCAAAGCACAGATTTCACTCCCGCTTGTTGCAGATATTCACTTCAATTACAAACTTGCACTCATTGCAGCCGAATCAGTGGACTGCATCCGTTTCAACCCCGGAAATATCAGCGATAAAAGCAAAATAAGAGAGATAGTAAAAGCCTGTCAGGAACGAAATCTTCCTATTCGCATCGGTGTCAATGCGGGGAGTCTCGAAAAAGAGTTTGATGACAAATACGGTCCGACGGCAGAAGCAATGGTCGCTTCGGCAGAGTACAACATAAAGTACCTTGAAGACTTGGGTTTTGATGACATTAAAATATCGCTCAAAGCCAGCGATGTGCAAAGAACGGTTGAAGCCTACAGAATGCTGCGTCCAAAGAACCACTATCCGTTTCATTTGGGTGTAACAGAGGCGGGAACTATTTTTCATGCAACCGTTAAAAGTGCCATAGGCTTGGGAACACTTTTACTTGAAGGTATCGGCGACACTATGCGTATAAGCATTACAGGCGAACTCGAAGAAGAGATCAAAGTCGGCCGTGCAATATTAAAAGACAGCGGCGTTGCAAAAGAGGGCTTAAACATCATCTCCTGCCCGACCTGCGGACGCATCGAAGCCGATTTGGTCTCAGCAGTAGCCGAAATAGAAAAAAGAACAGCCCACATAAAAGCACCGCTGGATGTAAGTGTAATGGGCTGTGTCGTCAATGCCATAGGCGAAGCCAAACACGCCGATGTTGCCATAGCCTACGGAAAAGGCAAAGGGCTTGTCATGGTAAAAGGCGAAGTGGTTGCCAATTTGGATGAAAAAGAACTTGTCGACAGGTTTGTCAGCGAAGTGGAAGATATGGCTAAAAAATCATAA
- a CDS encoding HepT-like ribonuclease domain-containing protein, producing the protein MSKKRDVELFVLDIFIAIFKIKAYSSNFSSAQELLHDSLHWDATIRQLEIIGEAIKNLLQTKQFHQSSPKYFRQIIDFRNIVAHGYFGIDEEEVWNVLQDKITPLHDDLKQITINIYNLGEAFDTTINYDLKNRDEKLKTYLKNLQKELNNAR; encoded by the coding sequence ATGTCTAAAAAAAGAGATGTTGAACTCTTTGTACTCGATATATTTATTGCTATATTTAAAATAAAAGCATATTCTTCCAACTTTTCATCAGCACAAGAATTATTACATGATTCTCTGCATTGGGATGCTACTATAAGACAATTAGAAATTATTGGTGAAGCCATTAAAAACCTACTTCAAACAAAACAGTTCCATCAATCTTCACCAAAATATTTTAGACAAATCATAGATTTTAGGAATATAGTTGCTCATGGTTATTTTGGTATTGATGAAGAAGAAGTTTGGAACGTTTTACAAGACAAAATTACTCCACTTCATGATGACCTAAAACAAATAACTATAAATATTTATAATTTAGGTGAAGCTTTCGACACTACTATTAACTATGATCTGAAAAATAGAGATGAAAAACTAAAAACATATTTAAAAAATTTACAAAAAGAATTAAACAATGCAAGATAA
- a CDS encoding plasminogen-binding N-terminal domain-containing protein has translation MKYILLFTILALEVFGAVIKSPVISVDNQNETATIKTDKIDVGVSGFVVHHISPEHSAIVKNAVVQSFNAQTKTATIKMSAFTALQNSALPHGKWQVQVGDTVELAFGYSRSLLIAPNEEIYYRIAKSVQTQWIHPDLFATVLSFRGHPTPLKEDFEAMADAGSVGLLFIYLNQKVYTLDIKSFKILSISDAKLKQDKVHLPFYTRVNNIDAAWWGAGSSRLKSYAPHYYELLVANNKTNKELYNIIKNGDASLHYLLDEFETGK, from the coding sequence ATGAAATATATACTTTTATTCACGATACTTGCGTTGGAAGTTTTTGGCGCTGTTATAAAATCACCTGTAATCTCAGTTGATAATCAAAATGAAACTGCAACAATAAAAACAGACAAAATTGATGTCGGTGTCAGCGGTTTTGTTGTACATCACATTAGCCCTGAACACAGTGCCATTGTTAAAAATGCTGTTGTGCAGAGTTTTAATGCACAAACAAAGACGGCAACAATCAAAATGAGTGCATTTACTGCTCTGCAAAACAGTGCACTGCCTCACGGAAAATGGCAAGTGCAAGTGGGTGATACGGTCGAGTTGGCATTTGGCTACTCCCGTTCACTGCTTATCGCTCCCAATGAAGAGATTTATTATAGAATTGCCAAGAGTGTGCAGACACAATGGATTCATCCGGATCTTTTTGCAACGGTTCTTTCTTTTCGGGGACATCCGACACCTTTGAAAGAGGACTTTGAAGCGATGGCAGATGCCGGCAGCGTAGGATTGCTTTTTATATATCTCAATCAAAAAGTATATACGCTCGACATCAAAAGTTTTAAAATCCTGAGTATCAGTGATGCAAAACTCAAGCAGGACAAGGTACATCTTCCTTTTTATACGCGTGTCAACAACATTGATGCTGCATGGTGGGGAGCGGGGAGTTCGAGACTCAAAAGTTATGCGCCACACTATTATGAACTGTTGGTTGCAAACAACAAAACGAACAAAGAGCTTTATAATATTATAAAAAACGGTGATGCTTCTTTGCATTATTTACTTGATGAATTTGAAACAGGAAAATAA
- a CDS encoding peptidoglycan DD-metalloendopeptidase family protein has protein sequence MIRFFIFFLLITSSFAAHVDRYRWNNGETYLDFLQNHNLPLRPLYYNLDKDDQRLTEEMRAGIHYQILKDDKEEIEQILLPLNDELQIHIYKDDKSYKFEAIPIISTTKTEAFYTTITSSPMYNILKETGSKKLAQIFVASFKHSLNFKNDIRKGDELVMIYEQKYRLGEPFSMPALKVAMIEMHHKKHFIYLNSDGRYYDEKAHEVEGFLLARPVRGARISSYFTKRRWHPVLHKWKAHLGVDYAARRGTPVIAAGRGVIVWASRMGSYGNLIKIRHADGYETRYAHLKSFRRGIHRGKRVKKGQTIGYVGSTGRSTGPHLHFELRKRGRAINPLRVVQVTTKKLKGKAKKAFLRLKKNYDESVNLHLNNKTAYKKRPPFENMSYIHLLQGKKQWVK, from the coding sequence ATGATACGATTTTTCATATTTTTTTTACTGATTACCTCCTCTTTTGCTGCCCATGTGGACAGATACCGGTGGAATAACGGAGAAACCTATCTGGATTTTTTACAAAATCACAATCTTCCGTTGCGACCGCTCTACTACAATCTTGACAAGGATGACCAAAGACTCACAGAGGAGATGCGTGCAGGCATTCATTATCAGATTTTAAAAGATGACAAAGAAGAGATAGAACAGATTTTACTGCCTTTGAATGATGAACTGCAAATCCATATATACAAAGATGACAAAAGCTACAAATTTGAAGCCATTCCCATTATAAGCACAACAAAAACAGAAGCTTTTTACACAACAATAACAAGTTCACCGATGTACAATATTTTAAAAGAAACAGGTTCCAAAAAACTGGCACAAATTTTTGTTGCCAGTTTCAAACACTCATTAAACTTTAAAAACGACATTCGCAAAGGCGATGAACTTGTCATGATTTATGAACAAAAATATCGTCTGGGAGAACCTTTTTCCATGCCTGCTTTAAAAGTCGCCATGATAGAGATGCACCATAAAAAACACTTTATCTACCTCAACAGTGACGGACGTTATTATGATGAAAAAGCCCATGAGGTCGAAGGATTTTTACTGGCCCGTCCGGTAAGGGGAGCCAGAATATCTTCTTATTTTACAAAAAGGAGATGGCACCCTGTACTGCATAAATGGAAGGCACATTTGGGCGTTGACTATGCTGCAAGACGCGGAACACCGGTTATTGCAGCGGGCAGAGGTGTCATTGTATGGGCTTCAAGAATGGGAAGCTATGGAAATTTGATAAAAATACGCCATGCTGACGGCTATGAAACACGCTATGCCCACTTAAAATCATTCCGCAGGGGTATTCACAGGGGCAAACGTGTAAAAAAAGGGCAGACTATAGGCTATGTCGGCTCTACAGGCCGCTCTACCGGACCACATCTGCATTTTGAACTCAGGAAAAGAGGACGTGCAATCAACCCGCTCAGAGTTGTACAGGTAACGACCAAAAAGCTCAAAGGCAAAGCAAAAAAAGCATTTTTACGATTAAAGAAAAACTATGATGAAAGTGTCAATCTTCACCTCAACAACAAAACAGCCTATAAAAAACGCCCGCCTTTTGAAAACATGTCCTATATTCATCTTTTACAAGGAAAAAAGCAATGGGTAAAATAA
- a CDS encoding NUDIX domain-containing protein has protein sequence MGKITSIKELKEPNFVKPVEINYTQNGKEKRWEAVLSHDSVAILLYHTQKDAFVLVKQLRATVLNKNQNNGYMYELCAGIVDKECSIEQIAKEEILEECGYDLPVQNLEKISAFYTSVGISGTYQTLYYAEIDEHMKINEGGGLEEEEIEVIYIPVSEAKKFMFDERYQKTTGVSLAFYWFFDTKKSALQKKI, from the coding sequence ATGGGTAAAATAACTTCCATAAAAGAGCTCAAAGAACCAAATTTTGTCAAACCGGTGGAAATAAACTACACACAAAACGGCAAAGAAAAAAGATGGGAAGCCGTACTTTCGCATGACAGTGTTGCCATACTGCTCTATCACACACAAAAAGATGCCTTTGTGCTTGTCAAACAGCTTCGCGCTACCGTGCTTAACAAAAATCAAAACAACGGTTACATGTATGAACTCTGTGCCGGCATTGTTGACAAAGAGTGTTCCATAGAGCAAATAGCCAAAGAGGAAATTTTGGAAGAGTGCGGATATGATCTGCCTGTGCAAAATCTGGAAAAAATCAGTGCTTTTTACACCAGTGTCGGCATATCGGGGACCTATCAGACACTCTACTATGCCGAAATTGACGAACATATGAAAATAAATGAAGGCGGTGGTCTTGAAGAGGAAGAAATCGAGGTCATTTACATCCCCGTATCTGAAGCAAAAAAGTTTATGTTTGATGAACGCTATCAAAAAACAACCGGTGTTTCTTTGGCTTTTTACTGGTTTTTTGATACAAAAAAGTCGGCACTACAGAAAAAAATTTAG
- a CDS encoding nucleotidyltransferase family protein — protein MTKEYILNFLKNNKQLLKEKYNVTKIGLFGSYARDEAEEASDIDLAIETSKKDFFIKSDLQYFLEDTFGTKIDIGYLDSMREFYRRRVEKEILYV, from the coding sequence ATGACAAAAGAGTATATTTTAAACTTTTTAAAGAACAATAAACAACTTTTAAAAGAGAAATATAATGTCACTAAAATCGGACTGTTTGGAAGCTATGCACGTGATGAGGCAGAAGAAGCAAGTGACATCGACTTAGCGATTGAAACATCTAAAAAAGATTTTTTTATCAAATCTGATTTACAATATTTTTTAGAAGATACTTTCGGCACAAAAATAGATATAGGCTATTTAGACAGTATGAGAGAGTTTTATAGACGCCGTGTTGAAAAAGAGATACTTTATGTCTAA
- a CDS encoding YihY family inner membrane protein produces the protein MNEKLTKYFKPVQLFVSSFIDKELTLFAASLSFYTIFTIIPLLLIVMAILTALPSFADYYEKIQGFIFSNLMPVNSDTVMFQINGFLQNASKMGAIGFVAILVSSLLFFKNFEYIANRIFHAKPRTLWESITTYWTLLTLTPVALGISFYITGYIAALMASNSLTSGLNILPLVPYIIIWGLFFLIFQIAANAKINPKASLISSFIVSVIFSVSKNAFIYYVFLNKSYTTMYGSFAILMFLFLWIYVSWIIFLYGLKLCHIIDEIYKKKQRIAE, from the coding sequence ATGAATGAAAAGCTGACAAAATACTTTAAGCCTGTTCAACTGTTTGTCAGCTCTTTTATTGATAAAGAGCTCACACTTTTTGCGGCAAGTTTGAGCTTTTATACGATTTTTACCATTATTCCTCTTTTGTTGATTGTGATGGCTATTTTGACTGCCTTGCCCTCTTTTGCCGATTATTATGAAAAAATTCAGGGCTTTATATTTTCCAATTTGATGCCTGTGAATTCGGACACGGTTATGTTTCAGATAAACGGATTTTTACAAAACGCTTCTAAAATGGGAGCCATAGGATTTGTGGCAATCTTAGTCTCTTCTCTTTTGTTTTTTAAAAATTTTGAATACATTGCCAACAGAATTTTTCATGCAAAACCAAGAACTTTGTGGGAGAGCATTACGACCTACTGGACACTTTTGACACTTACGCCTGTTGCACTTGGCATCTCTTTTTATATTACAGGCTACATTGCCGCGCTTATGGCTTCAAATTCTTTGACTTCAGGGCTTAATATTTTGCCTCTGGTTCCCTACATCATCATTTGGGGACTTTTCTTTTTGATATTTCAAATTGCCGCCAATGCAAAAATAAATCCAAAAGCTTCACTTATCAGTTCTTTTATTGTCTCTGTAATTTTCAGTGTCAGTAAAAATGCTTTTATCTACTATGTCTTTTTAAACAAATCCTACACAACAATGTACGGTTCCTTTGCTATTTTGATGTTTTTGTTTTTGTGGATTTATGTTTCGTGGATTATCTTTTTGTATGGTTTGAAACTATGCCACATTATAGATGAAATATACAAAAAGAAGCAGCGTATAGCCGAGTAA
- a CDS encoding FAD-linked oxidase C-terminal domain-containing protein, producing MIDKIHLQHFTNIVGEENIYSDKAHLLAYSYDATREHFEPDAVIFPRNETDVSEILKYCNEHQIIIVPRGAGSGFTGGALPSKGGIVLAMEKHMNKILEIDMKNMVAIVQPGVINMDLQKRVEEVGLFYPPDPASQDYSTIGGNVSENAGGMRAAKYGITKDYVMATRAVLPNGDVIKAGKRTIKDVAGYNISGILIASEGTLAVLTEITLKLIPKPKMTKTAMGIFPTVNEAMEAVYKTMASGITPVAMEFLDNLTIRAVEETFHKGLPVDAGALLVTDVDGNLEDDLDFQLAQIEKVFRENGCSDFKVAKDDKEAADIWFARRNASPSLSIYGSKKLNEDVTVPRSALPELLERFYAIADKYNVKIPCFGHTGDGNVHTNVMVDGSDPEQVKIAYKAIEEVFQATIDLGGTLSGEHGIGLAKAPYMKMAFTDAEMALFKSIKKAFDPNNILNPAKMGLD from the coding sequence ATGATAGATAAAATACATTTACAACATTTTACAAATATTGTAGGAGAAGAGAATATTTACAGCGACAAGGCACATCTGCTTGCCTATTCGTATGATGCGACACGGGAACATTTTGAGCCCGATGCGGTTATTTTTCCGAGAAATGAAACAGATGTCAGCGAAATACTCAAGTACTGTAATGAACATCAGATCATTATAGTACCGCGCGGTGCCGGTTCCGGTTTTACGGGCGGAGCACTTCCAAGCAAAGGCGGAATTGTCCTGGCAATGGAAAAACATATGAACAAAATTCTTGAAATAGATATGAAAAATATGGTCGCCATTGTTCAGCCCGGTGTGATCAATATGGACCTGCAAAAGAGAGTAGAAGAGGTAGGGCTGTTTTATCCGCCGGATCCTGCGAGTCAGGATTATTCTACCATCGGTGGAAATGTGAGTGAAAATGCCGGCGGAATGCGTGCTGCAAAGTATGGAATCACAAAAGATTACGTCATGGCAACACGGGCTGTTTTGCCAAACGGTGATGTGATAAAAGCAGGAAAAAGAACCATCAAAGATGTGGCAGGGTATAACATAAGCGGGATATTGATCGCGAGTGAAGGCACCTTGGCAGTGCTTACAGAAATCACGCTCAAACTCATCCCAAAACCGAAAATGACAAAAACGGCAATGGGAATCTTTCCGACTGTCAATGAGGCAATGGAAGCAGTTTACAAAACAATGGCAAGCGGTATTACTCCGGTTGCCATGGAGTTTTTGGACAATTTGACGATTCGAGCCGTGGAGGAGACCTTTCATAAAGGTCTGCCGGTTGATGCGGGCGCTTTGCTTGTTACGGATGTTGACGGCAATCTTGAAGATGATCTGGATTTTCAACTTGCACAGATTGAAAAAGTATTCCGTGAAAACGGATGCAGTGACTTTAAAGTGGCAAAAGATGACAAAGAGGCGGCAGACATCTGGTTTGCCCGTCGAAATGCTTCGCCGTCACTCAGCATTTACGGCAGTAAAAAACTCAATGAAGATGTAACAGTGCCCCGTTCGGCACTGCCGGAACTGCTAGAGAGATTTTATGCAATAGCGGACAAATACAATGTCAAAATCCCGTGTTTCGGACATACGGGTGACGGAAATGTGCATACAAATGTCATGGTTGACGGCAGCGACCCTGAGCAGGTAAAAATTGCCTATAAAGCCATAGAAGAGGTGTTTCAGGCAACAATTGATTTGGGCGGAACACTCTCTGGTGAGCATGGAATAGGGCTTGCAAAAGCACCGTACATGAAAATGGCGTTTACAGATGCGGAGATGGCACTTTTTAAATCCATCAAAAAAGCATTTGATCCGAACAATATTTTAAATCCTGCAAAAATGGGGCTTGACTAA
- a CDS encoding ComEC/Rec2 family competence protein has product MQIIEKVTLFSAKRDYFLFVGLMLTLLSFSFSYEYYKYKQLTKFDSQLSDVTVVKAYNKTKLTKNGKIKSYKILKLRSDDGFVFYTTAKKNLHNLQNKRLHVELWAGNISFKEYLKGFFAFSKILKIYKKPTFKQKTASFIDAQHASSEIAKLYKALFLALPLPTSIQTQFSNLGISHLIAISGFHLGVLATLLFFLFKYPYKFLQNRYFPYRSYKRDSFFFISLVLLGYLLFLGSPPSLLRAYVMLVVGFVLYDRGMQIISMQTLLLTVLLILALFPKLLLSIGFWLSVSGVFYIFLFLLHCKECSKLTQFLLLPFWVYLMMLPFSMAIFGNFSLYHPLSILWTTLFTLFYPLAIALHVMGLGNLLDAPLSYLLHVNAHALQHTLAKVYLIAEIVLSLAAVFSKKALYALLGYTLLLFVYFIYNVA; this is encoded by the coding sequence ATGCAAATAATTGAGAAAGTAACACTTTTTAGTGCAAAAAGAGATTACTTTCTCTTTGTGGGACTTATGCTCACGCTTCTTAGTTTTTCCTTCTCTTATGAGTACTACAAATACAAACAGCTCACAAAATTTGATTCCCAACTTTCTGACGTCACAGTTGTAAAAGCCTACAATAAAACAAAGTTGACAAAAAATGGAAAGATAAAAAGCTATAAAATTTTAAAACTCAGGAGTGATGACGGATTTGTTTTTTATACAACCGCAAAGAAAAATCTTCACAACCTTCAAAACAAACGCTTACATGTAGAACTGTGGGCGGGGAACATCAGCTTCAAAGAGTATCTCAAAGGTTTTTTTGCCTTTAGCAAAATACTCAAAATTTATAAAAAGCCTACTTTCAAACAAAAAACGGCCTCATTTATAGATGCACAGCACGCAAGCAGTGAAATTGCCAAACTCTACAAGGCACTGTTTTTGGCACTTCCCCTCCCAACATCTATACAGACACAGTTTTCCAACCTCGGTATTTCACACCTCATCGCCATCAGCGGTTTTCATTTGGGTGTTTTAGCTACTCTTTTGTTTTTTCTGTTTAAATACCCTTATAAATTTTTGCAAAACAGATACTTTCCCTACAGAAGCTACAAAAGAGACAGTTTTTTCTTTATCAGCCTGGTTTTGCTTGGCTATTTGCTCTTTTTGGGTTCACCGCCCTCACTGCTGAGAGCCTATGTAATGCTTGTCGTCGGTTTTGTATTGTATGACAGAGGCATGCAAATCATCTCGATGCAGACACTCCTGCTTACCGTGCTTTTGATTCTTGCACTTTTTCCAAAACTTCTGCTCAGTATAGGTTTTTGGCTTTCGGTAAGTGGCGTTTTTTACATCTTTTTATTTCTGCTGCATTGTAAGGAGTGCAGTAAGCTTACACAGTTTCTGCTCCTGCCGTTTTGGGTTTACTTGATGATGCTTCCTTTTTCTATGGCAATATTTGGCAACTTCAGCCTGTATCATCCCCTTTCAATTCTCTGGACAACACTTTTTACGCTCTTTTACCCCTTGGCAATTGCATTACATGTAATGGGCCTGGGAAATCTTTTAGATGCACCTCTAAGTTATCTCTTACATGTAAACGCACATGCCCTGCAACACACACTTGCAAAAGTTTATCTTATTGCAGAAATTGTGCTTTCACTCGCAGCCGTATTTAGCAAAAAGGCACTCTATGCCTTACTCGGCTATACGCTGCTTCTTTTTGTATATTTCATCTATAATGTGGCATAG